The following are from one region of the Pseudomonas lalucatii genome:
- the egtB gene encoding ergothioneine biosynthesis protein EgtB: MSKPACADEPCPNALGALGARYRQVRAQSERLCQPLALEDYGVQSMADVSPPKWHLAHVSWFFEAFLLRPFLAGYRALDERYDHLFNSYYQSHGTPFPRAQRGVLSRPTVAQVYRYREHVDQSMAALLARPPAAQAAEILRRVELGLQHEQQHQELLLMDIKHILAQNPMLPAYRDDLDVAAAQPAVPLRWQRYPGGIGPVGHDEAGFAFDCERPRHRVYVEDYQLASRPVSNAEYAEFIADGGYGRSDCWLADGWELIQRAAWQAPLYWRREDGGWSEMTLGGLRELDPQAPVCHLSYYEAEAFAAWAGARLPSEAEWELAAQNAPVAGNFVEQDRLQPMAAPAPAREQGLGQLFGDVWEWTGSAYRPYPGFRALAGSLGEYNGKFMSGQMVLRGGCCATPQAHVRSSYRNFFYPAMRWQFSGLRLAREA; the protein is encoded by the coding sequence ATGTCGAAACCCGCCTGCGCCGATGAGCCGTGCCCGAACGCGCTCGGCGCCCTGGGCGCGCGTTACCGCCAGGTGCGCGCCCAGTCCGAGCGCCTCTGCCAGCCCCTGGCGCTGGAGGACTACGGCGTGCAGAGCATGGCCGACGTGAGTCCGCCGAAGTGGCACCTGGCCCATGTCAGCTGGTTCTTCGAGGCCTTTCTGCTGCGCCCCTTCCTGGCCGGCTACCGCGCCCTGGACGAGCGCTACGACCACCTGTTCAACTCCTACTACCAGAGCCACGGCACGCCCTTTCCCCGCGCCCAGCGCGGGGTGCTGTCACGGCCGACCGTGGCCCAGGTGTACCGCTACCGTGAGCACGTCGACCAGTCCATGGCGGCGCTGCTGGCGCGGCCGCCGGCCGCCCAGGCGGCGGAGATCCTGCGCCGCGTCGAGCTGGGCCTGCAGCACGAGCAGCAGCATCAGGAGCTGCTGCTGATGGACATCAAGCACATCCTCGCGCAGAACCCGATGCTGCCGGCCTACCGCGACGACCTGGACGTCGCCGCCGCGCAGCCGGCCGTGCCCCTGCGCTGGCAGCGCTATCCGGGCGGCATCGGCCCCGTCGGTCACGACGAGGCCGGCTTCGCCTTCGATTGCGAGCGGCCGCGGCACCGGGTCTACGTCGAGGACTACCAGCTGGCCAGCCGGCCGGTGAGCAATGCCGAGTACGCCGAATTCATCGCCGATGGCGGTTATGGCCGCAGCGACTGCTGGCTGGCCGACGGCTGGGAGCTGATCCAGCGGGCCGCCTGGCAGGCGCCGCTGTACTGGCGGCGGGAGGACGGCGGCTGGTCGGAGATGACCCTGGGCGGACTGCGCGAGCTGGACCCGCAGGCACCGGTCTGCCACCTCAGCTACTACGAGGCCGAGGCCTTCGCCGCCTGGGCCGGCGCCCGCCTGCCGAGCGAGGCCGAGTGGGAGCTGGCCGCGCAGAACGCGCCGGTCGCCGGCAACTTCGTCGAGCAGGACCGGCTGCAGCCGATGGCCGCCCCGGCCCCGGCCCGGGAGCAAGGGCTCGGGCAACTGTTCGGCGACGTCTGGGAATGGACCGGCAGCGCCTATCGACCCTATCCGGGCTTCCGCGCCCTGGCCGGCAGCCTGGGGGAATACAACGGCAAGTTCATGTCCGGGCAGATGGTGCTGCGTGGCGGCTGCTGCGCCACCCCGCAAGCGCATGTGCGCAGCAGCTACCGCAATTTCTTCTACCCGGCCATGCGCTGGCAGTTCTCCGGGCTGCGCCTGGCCCGAGAGGCATGA
- a CDS encoding DJ-1/PfpI family protein, protein MTFRIGFLLYPQLTQLDLTGPAQVLAAMSDSALHFVWKTLEPVPSDAGIGLLPGDTFASCPALDMLLVPGGPGQQRLMGDGAVLDWLARQGGQARWVTSVCSGSLLLGAAGLLKGYRAASHWAYRDYLPAFGAEIDAGRVVVDRNRITGGGITAGIDLALQVVARVRGEEEARAIELQLEYAPQPPFACGRPELAGPALTERVRRRLAADLKRVNEG, encoded by the coding sequence ATGACCTTCAGAATCGGATTCCTTCTCTATCCCCAGCTCACCCAACTGGACCTGACCGGGCCGGCGCAGGTGCTGGCGGCGATGAGCGATAGCGCACTGCACTTCGTCTGGAAGACCCTCGAGCCGGTGCCCAGCGATGCCGGCATCGGCCTGCTGCCCGGCGACACCTTCGCCTCCTGTCCGGCGCTGGACATGCTGCTGGTGCCGGGCGGGCCCGGGCAGCAGCGGCTGATGGGCGATGGCGCCGTGCTCGACTGGCTGGCTCGCCAGGGAGGACAGGCGCGCTGGGTCACCAGCGTCTGTTCCGGGTCGCTGCTGCTGGGCGCGGCGGGGCTGCTCAAGGGCTATCGCGCGGCCAGCCACTGGGCCTACCGCGATTATCTGCCGGCCTTCGGCGCCGAGATCGACGCGGGACGGGTGGTGGTGGACCGCAATCGCATCACCGGCGGCGGCATCACGGCAGGCATCGACCTGGCCTTGCAGGTGGTGGCCAGGGTGCGGGGCGAGGAGGAGGCCAGGGCCATCGAACTGCAGCTCGAATACGCCCCCCAGCCACCGTTCGCCTGCGGCCGGCCGGAGCTGGCCGGGCCGGCATTGACCGAGCGGGTGCGGCGCCGCCTGGCGGCCGACCTCAAGCGCGTGAACGAGGGATGA
- a CDS encoding GlxA family transcriptional regulator encodes MPPATAKPLPPRRRVALVAFPGVQLLDIAGPADVFEMANGFNPEPVYELLSVSALGGNTATTSGIDIATVAAAEVAATSLDTLILAGGSPRGLSEAIQDPGLSAWARHAAAAARRFGSVCSGAFALAEWGLLDGHRATTHWSAAARLQRRYPRIEVQADAIYVRNGQVWTAGGVTSGIDMCLAMVEDDLGRAVAARVAKQLILPVRRLGNQSQFSSLLESQAGRYAQLIDWLRAHLREPLGVERLAAQAGEAPRSFYRHFQAETGQSPAAFIEALRLQVAREQLEAGASVKAAARAAGFSSDEQLSRVFARRCHMTPLQYRLTQRG; translated from the coding sequence GTGCCCCCTGCCACCGCCAAGCCCCTGCCCCCGCGCCGCCGGGTTGCCCTGGTCGCCTTCCCCGGCGTGCAACTGCTGGACATCGCCGGGCCGGCCGACGTGTTCGAGATGGCCAACGGCTTCAACCCGGAACCGGTGTACGAGCTGCTCAGCGTCTCGGCCCTGGGCGGCAACACCGCCACGACCAGCGGCATCGACATCGCCACGGTGGCGGCGGCCGAGGTGGCGGCCACGAGCCTGGACACCCTGATCCTCGCCGGCGGCAGCCCCCGGGGCCTGAGCGAGGCGATCCAGGACCCCGGCCTGAGCGCCTGGGCACGCCACGCCGCCGCGGCGGCGCGGCGCTTCGGCTCGGTCTGCTCGGGGGCCTTCGCCCTCGCCGAATGGGGCCTGCTCGACGGCCACCGGGCCACCACCCACTGGTCGGCGGCCGCACGCCTGCAACGCCGCTACCCACGCATCGAGGTGCAGGCCGACGCGATCTATGTCCGCAATGGCCAGGTCTGGACCGCCGGAGGCGTGACCTCGGGCATCGACATGTGCCTGGCAATGGTCGAGGACGACCTGGGCCGGGCGGTGGCCGCGCGGGTCGCCAAGCAGCTCATACTGCCGGTACGCCGGCTGGGCAACCAGTCGCAGTTCTCCTCGTTGCTGGAGAGCCAGGCCGGGCGCTACGCGCAGCTGATCGACTGGCTGCGCGCGCACCTGCGCGAACCGCTCGGGGTCGAGCGCCTGGCCGCGCAGGCGGGGGAAGCGCCGCGCAGTTTCTACCGCCACTTCCAGGCCGAGACCGGGCAGAGCCCGGCGGCCTTCATCGAGGCCTTGCGCCTGCAGGTCGCCCGCGAACAGCTGGAGGCCGGCGCCTCGGTCAAGGCCGCGGCACGGGCCGCCGGCTTCAGCTCCGACGAGCAGCTGTCGCGGGTGTTCGCCCGCCGCTGCCACATGACGCCGCTGCAGTACCGCCTGACGCAGCGCGGCTAG
- a CDS encoding carbon-nitrogen hydrolase family protein, translated as MIRLAACQYHIDLLQSWEAYAAHLTALCEDAAGRGAQLLLLPEYAGLVLSGQLAAAQRGDLQASIAGIQPLLPAWLDLCEGLARRLGVYLQPGSLPVLDGDGRYRNRAWLFGPEGNLGSQDKLIMTRFEREQWRIDGGAGLRLFDTALGRLGILICYDNEFPMLARRLAEAGADLILAPSCTDTEAGFHRVRIGAQARALENQVAVLQAPTVGLAPWSPALDENIGRAALYVPSDYGLPASGVLAESAELCPSASQWLLCDLDLDGVRRVREQGQVFTRRDWPEQFDAARLELR; from the coding sequence GTGATCAGGCTCGCCGCCTGCCAGTACCACATCGACCTGCTGCAGAGCTGGGAGGCCTACGCCGCCCACCTCACCGCGCTGTGCGAAGACGCGGCGGGGCGGGGCGCCCAGCTGCTGCTGCTGCCGGAGTACGCCGGGCTGGTGCTCAGCGGCCAGCTGGCGGCCGCGCAGCGCGGCGACCTGCAGGCCTCCATCGCCGGCATCCAGCCGCTGCTGCCGGCCTGGCTGGACCTGTGCGAAGGCCTGGCGCGGCGCCTGGGCGTGTACCTGCAGCCCGGCTCGCTGCCGGTGCTGGACGGCGACGGCCGCTACCGCAACCGCGCCTGGCTGTTCGGCCCCGAGGGCAACCTCGGCAGCCAGGACAAGCTGATCATGACCCGCTTCGAGCGCGAGCAGTGGCGGATCGACGGCGGCGCCGGCCTACGGCTGTTCGACACCGCCCTGGGCAGGCTGGGCATCCTGATCTGCTACGACAACGAGTTCCCCATGCTCGCCCGGCGGCTGGCCGAGGCCGGTGCCGACCTGATCCTCGCCCCCAGCTGCACCGACACCGAGGCCGGCTTCCACCGGGTGCGCATCGGCGCCCAGGCCCGTGCCCTGGAAAACCAGGTCGCCGTGCTGCAGGCGCCCACCGTCGGCCTGGCGCCCTGGTCGCCGGCGCTGGACGAGAACATCGGCCGCGCCGCGCTCTACGTGCCGTCGGACTACGGCCTGCCGGCCAGCGGCGTGCTCGCCGAAAGCGCCGAGCTGTGCCCCTCCGCTAGCCAGTGGCTGCTCTGCGACCTGGACCTGGACGGGGTGCGCCGGGTACGCGAACAGGGTCAGGTGTTCACCCGCCGCGACTGGCCGGAGCAGTTCGACGCGGCGCGCCTCGAGCTGCGCTGA
- a CDS encoding GNAT family N-acetyltransferase: MDIRLLQGAAIEPYIPDLARLRIEVFREFPYLYDGSLDYETDYLNTYARSADSLVVLVLDHERVVGASTGLPLADETAEFQRPFLEQGWDAERIFYFGESVLLPAYRGQGLGVGFFAKREGFARRLGRFDWCAFCAVERPLEHPRRPGGYQPLDAFWARRGYSHHPELRTEFVWQDLDEKQESAKPLSFWLKEIRP; the protein is encoded by the coding sequence ATGGATATCCGCCTGCTGCAAGGGGCCGCAATCGAGCCCTATATCCCCGATCTCGCCCGGCTGCGCATCGAAGTGTTCCGCGAGTTTCCCTACCTCTATGACGGCTCGCTGGACTATGAGACCGACTACCTGAATACCTACGCGCGCTCGGCCGACAGCCTGGTGGTGCTGGTGCTCGACCACGAACGGGTGGTCGGCGCCTCCACCGGCCTGCCGCTGGCCGACGAGACCGCCGAGTTCCAGCGGCCCTTCCTCGAGCAGGGCTGGGATGCCGAGCGCATCTTCTACTTCGGCGAGTCGGTGCTGCTCCCGGCGTACCGCGGCCAGGGCCTGGGCGTGGGCTTCTTCGCCAAGCGTGAGGGCTTCGCCCGGCGCCTGGGACGTTTCGACTGGTGCGCCTTCTGCGCGGTCGAGCGGCCGCTCGAGCATCCCCGCCGGCCGGGCGGCTACCAGCCGCTGGACGCGTTCTGGGCCCGGCGCGGCTACAGCCACCACCCCGAGCTGCGCACCGAGTTCGTCTGGCAGGACCTGGACGAGAAGCAGGAGTCGGCCAAGCCGCTGTCGTTCTGGTTGAAGGAGATCCGCCCGTGA
- a CDS encoding nuclear transport factor 2 family protein codes for MTATELVQTYYAAFNAGDMPAFLALLDDQVVHDINQGERQVGKAAFAAFMDKMNRCYRERLSDIVVMQNADGSRAAAEFVVHGEYLADDEGLPPAQGQTYLLPAGAFFEIAGGKIKRISNYYNLNDWIAQVA; via the coding sequence ATGACCGCTACCGAACTGGTGCAGACCTACTACGCCGCCTTCAATGCCGGCGACATGCCCGCCTTCCTCGCCCTGCTCGACGACCAGGTGGTGCACGACATCAACCAGGGCGAACGCCAGGTCGGCAAGGCCGCCTTCGCCGCCTTCATGGACAAGATGAACCGCTGCTACCGCGAGCGCCTGAGCGACATCGTGGTGATGCAGAACGCCGATGGCAGCCGCGCCGCCGCCGAATTCGTGGTTCACGGCGAATACCTGGCCGACGACGAGGGCCTGCCCCCGGCCCAGGGCCAGACCTACCTGCTGCCGGCCGGCGCCTTCTTCGAGATCGCCGGCGGCAAGATCAAGCGCATCAGCAACTACTACAACCTCAACGACTGGATCGCCCAGGTCGCTTGA
- a CDS encoding IS481 family transposase — MNLHKHARLTPRGRALLVRRIQHGLRVEEAAQAAGVSVRTAYKWLRRFREEGEAGLMDRSSRPQHCPHATPDTVVERLIEHRRCRKTYRQIARELGLAVSTVARRLRRAGFHRLAELEPAPPVVRYEYPTPGDLLHLDIKKLGRFWRPGHRVTGDRQQNSDGAGWEFVHVAIDDASRIAFSSLHPDERGRSACQALLQALRYYRSLGIRFTRIMTDNGSCYRSRTFRRLLRRLGLRHLRTKPYTPRTNGKAERFIQTSLREWAYAHSYESSAQRAQHLTPWLHHYNWHRPHASLGYQPPISRVPLSLNNVLGLHS; from the coding sequence ATGAACCTGCATAAACATGCCCGTCTTACCCCTCGCGGTCGAGCCCTTTTGGTTCGGCGCATCCAGCACGGCTTGCGGGTCGAAGAAGCCGCCCAGGCGGCCGGTGTGAGCGTGCGAACCGCCTACAAATGGTTGCGGCGCTTTCGCGAGGAAGGCGAGGCCGGGTTGATGGATCGTTCATCACGTCCGCAACACTGCCCGCATGCGACACCCGATACCGTGGTCGAGCGTCTGATCGAACATCGGCGATGCCGCAAGACCTATCGGCAGATCGCCAGAGAGCTAGGCTTGGCCGTCAGCACTGTTGCGCGCCGCCTGCGGCGGGCCGGCTTTCATCGACTGGCTGAGCTGGAGCCGGCGCCACCGGTGGTGCGCTACGAGTACCCGACACCCGGAGATCTGCTGCATCTGGATATCAAAAAGCTGGGCCGTTTCTGGCGACCTGGCCATCGGGTCACCGGCGACCGCCAGCAGAACTCCGACGGCGCGGGCTGGGAATTCGTCCACGTGGCCATCGACGATGCCAGCCGCATCGCCTTCAGCAGCCTGCATCCTGACGAGCGTGGTCGCAGTGCTTGCCAAGCCTTGCTCCAGGCGCTGCGCTACTACCGCAGCCTGGGCATTCGTTTCACCCGCATCATGACCGACAACGGCAGCTGCTATCGCTCTCGCACGTTTCGGCGTTTGCTCAGACGATTGGGGCTGCGCCATCTGCGCACCAAACCTTACACGCCACGCACCAACGGCAAGGCCGAGCGCTTCATCCAGACCAGTCTGCGCGAGTGGGCCTATGCCCATAGCTATGAAAGTTCGGCACAGCGAGCACAGCACCTGACGCCCTGGCTACATCACTACAATTGGCACCGGCCACACGCCAGCCTCGGCTACCAGCCACCAATCAGTCGCGTTCCGCTTTCACTGAATAACGTACTGGGTTTACACAGCTAG
- a CDS encoding NAD(P)/FAD-dependent oxidoreductase yields the protein MSDWRSISLWMDQLDEPLQPRPSLAAEVQADVAIIGAGYGGLWTAYYLKRRAPQLRIVVLEAQIAGYGASGRNGGWLLGDLLNAERLLAGLPAELRQASRRLLQAIPDEVAAVLQREAIACDYRKGGVLYCAARYPEQRARLQQQLQALRRAGLGEDDYRWLDAEQLAAQLRIAGGLGARYSPHCATLQPARLARGLARCVEGLGVQLFERSAVLAWQPGRLRTARGSVRADWIVPAVEGYAADLPPLGRYQLPVQSLLVATEPLSAETWAQIGLDRGQAFCENSRQVTYGQRTADDRLVFGARGGYRFGGRLRTDFNLGAEERGLRRQLLGELFPRLEDVRLSHAWGGNLGMARRFHPHMLCDRRSGIALAGGYGGEGVGASNLAGRTLAELILGGDGPLTRQPWVRGDAPLASLPRWEPEPCRWLGYNAIIQSFAHEDRVLADRHSPPWRRRLAARLADVMAGLMR from the coding sequence TTGAGCGACTGGCGCAGCATCAGCCTGTGGATGGACCAGCTCGACGAGCCGCTGCAGCCGCGGCCGAGTCTGGCCGCCGAGGTGCAGGCCGACGTGGCGATCATCGGCGCCGGCTACGGCGGGCTGTGGACCGCCTACTACCTCAAGCGCCGGGCGCCGCAGCTGCGCATCGTCGTCCTCGAGGCGCAGATCGCAGGCTATGGTGCCTCCGGGCGCAACGGCGGCTGGCTGCTCGGCGACCTGCTCAATGCCGAGCGTCTGCTCGCCGGCCTGCCGGCCGAGCTGCGCCAGGCCAGTCGGCGGCTGCTGCAGGCCATCCCCGACGAGGTGGCGGCGGTGCTGCAGCGCGAGGCCATCGCCTGCGACTACCGCAAGGGCGGGGTGCTCTACTGCGCGGCGCGCTACCCGGAGCAGCGTGCGCGCCTGCAGCAGCAGCTGCAGGCACTGCGCCGCGCCGGCCTCGGCGAAGATGACTACCGCTGGCTGGACGCCGAGCAGCTGGCCGCGCAACTGCGCATCGCCGGCGGCCTGGGCGCGCGCTACTCTCCGCACTGCGCCACCCTGCAGCCGGCGCGCCTGGCCCGCGGCCTGGCGCGCTGCGTGGAGGGCCTCGGCGTGCAGCTGTTCGAACGCAGCGCGGTGCTCGCCTGGCAGCCGGGCCGGCTGCGCACCGCCCGGGGCAGCGTGCGCGCCGACTGGATAGTGCCGGCGGTGGAGGGCTACGCCGCCGACCTGCCGCCCCTGGGGCGCTACCAGTTGCCGGTACAGAGCCTGCTGGTGGCCACCGAGCCGCTATCGGCCGAGACCTGGGCACAGATCGGCCTGGACCGCGGCCAGGCCTTCTGCGAGAACAGCCGCCAGGTCACCTACGGCCAGCGCACGGCCGACGACCGCCTGGTGTTCGGCGCCCGCGGCGGCTACCGCTTCGGCGGCCGCCTGCGCACGGACTTCAACCTCGGCGCAGAGGAGCGCGGCCTGCGTCGCCAGCTGCTCGGCGAGCTGTTCCCGCGGCTCGAGGACGTGCGCCTGAGCCACGCCTGGGGCGGCAACCTGGGCATGGCCCGGCGCTTCCACCCGCACATGCTCTGCGACCGGCGCAGCGGCATCGCCCTGGCCGGCGGCTACGGCGGCGAGGGCGTGGGCGCCAGCAACCTCGCCGGGCGCACCCTGGCCGAGCTGATCCTCGGCGGCGACGGCCCGCTCACCCGCCAGCCCTGGGTACGAGGCGACGCGCCCCTGGCCAGCCTGCCGCGCTGGGAGCCGGAGCCCTGCCGCTGGCTGGGCTACAACGCCATCATCCAGAGCTTCGCCCACGAGGACCGGGTGCTGGCCGACCGGCACAGCCCACCCTGGCGCCGACGCCTGGCCGCTCGCCTGGCGGACGTCATGGCGGGCCTGATGCGCTAG
- a CDS encoding response regulator transcription factor, with product MPAHTDPIRVMLIDCRPLVLMGLHDLIEASRPRMEVSGRASTYAHALDLAEQLRPHVIFFSFFPDELDPLEVIAGLTRSAEMKVLVFKGLHEAVPVARAIEAGARGVVLAEDPTEAITRAIVKVHHHDSRPDSVWAGGLSGHVAPRRSPPNGYLERAKQARLTLRERELIRAIVDDPSAKYMCIAARLGISEHTVHNHLSNIYHKLDLINRIDLLMYALKHGLTNDDEPLESG from the coding sequence ATGCCGGCCCACACAGATCCGATACGCGTGATGCTGATCGATTGCCGGCCCCTCGTTCTCATGGGCCTGCACGACCTGATCGAGGCCAGCAGGCCGCGCATGGAGGTGAGCGGCCGGGCCAGCACCTATGCCCATGCGCTGGATCTGGCCGAGCAGTTGCGTCCCCATGTCATCTTTTTCAGTTTCTTTCCGGACGAGCTGGACCCGCTGGAGGTCATCGCGGGGCTCACCCGCAGCGCCGAAATGAAAGTGCTGGTGTTCAAGGGCCTGCACGAAGCCGTCCCCGTGGCCCGGGCGATCGAGGCGGGCGCCCGCGGCGTGGTGTTGGCGGAGGACCCGACGGAAGCGATCACCCGGGCCATCGTCAAGGTCCACCATCACGACAGCCGGCCGGATAGCGTCTGGGCCGGCGGGCTTTCCGGCCATGTCGCGCCCCGGCGCAGCCCCCCCAATGGCTACCTGGAACGGGCGAAACAGGCGCGACTGACGCTGCGCGAGCGGGAACTGATTCGCGCCATCGTAGACGACCCATCCGCCAAGTACATGTGCATCGCCGCGCGCCTGGGCATCAGCGAGCACACCGTGCACAACCACCTCAGCAACATCTACCACAAGCTCGATCTCATCAACCGCATCGACTTGCTGATGTATGCGCTGAAACACGGCCTCACCAACGACGACGAACCTCTCGAGTCCGGCTGA